The Streptomyces sp. NBC_00236 DNA window ATTTCCGCGGCGATCTTCTTGAGTTCCGGCTCGAACTTGCGACCGTGGTGGGCGCAGAAGAGCAGTTCACCGCCGCTGATCAGGACGACGCGCAGGTATGCCTGGGCGCCGCAACGGTCACAGCGGTCTGCTGCGGTCAGCGGGCTCGCGGGGGTCAGAACAGTAGTCACGTCGCCTCTTCTCTAGCTCGACGAGCTGTCGTACCAGGGTCAACATCCAACCAGGCCGAAAACGTTCCCGCTCGTGGCATTTCTTCGAAACTTCTTCTCAGGATGGCTGTCTGTTGCCGGTTCGCGGCGAATGTGCCGTATTGCGTGGCGCTACGGTTTCGCGTTGCTTGTCTTGGTCGGTCCCACCGGCCGGCTTGCCGGGTTGTTCATGAGGACGTGCCCGGAGCCTAAATGGTTCATGCCTGGAAGGGAACGTGATGTGCACGTCACTCCAAGGAGGGATCGAACGTGCATGCGAGGCTGGACTAGTGTGAGCGTTCTCCGAGGGTGGCGTTACACCCGCTCTACCAGGCCTCGGTACCCTCTCAGCGGCGACCGAAGCCGAGCCCGTTACCCACTGGGCCCCAAATGAAATTCAGCGAGGAGCGAACCGCGTGACCGCCGATACGTCCGTGCCGTCCACTGCGCTGCTGACCGGAGCAGACCGAGACGGTTCCAACTACACCGCGCGGCACCTGCTCGTACTCGAGGGGCTCGAAGCGGTTCGCAAGCGCCCCGGCATGTACATCGGGTCCACCGACAGCCGCGGCCTCATGCACTGCCTCTGGGAGATCATCGACAACTCCGTCGACGAGGCCCTGGGCGGTTACGGTGACCACATCGAGGTGATCCTGCACGAGGACGCCTCCGTCGAGGTCCGTGACAACGGCCGCGGCATCCCGGTCGACGTGGAGCCCAAGACGGGGCTCTCCGGCGTCGAGGTCGTGATGACGAAGCTGCACGCGGGCGGAAAGTTCGGCGGCGGCTCGTACGCCGCCTCGGGCGGTCTGCACGGCGTGGGTGCCTCCGTCGTCAACGCGCTCTCCGCGCGGCTGGACGTCGAGGTCGACCGCAACGGCTCGACCCACTCGATCAGCTTCCGCCGCGGCGTTCCCGGCATCTTCACGGAGCAGGGGGCGGAGAGCCCGTTCGATCCCGCCAACGGGCTCCGCAAGACCAAGCGGATCCCGAAGACCCGTACCGGCACCCGTACGAGGTACTGGGCCGACCGGCAGATCTTCCTGAAGGAAGCCAAGCTCAACCTGGACACGCTGTACCAGCGCGCACGTCAGACGGCGTTCCTGGTGCCGGGCCTCACCCTCGTCGTCCGCGACGAGAGGGGGATCGACGGCGCACCCGTCAGCGTGGAGACCTTCCACTACGACGGCGGCATCAGCGAATTCTGCGAGTACCTGGCCCAGGACAAGGCGGTCTGCGACGTCCAGCGGCTGACGGGCCAGGGCAGCTTCAAGGAGACCGTGCCGGTCCTGGACGAGCGGGGTCACATGATCCCGACAGAGGTCACCCGCGAACTCGGCGTGGACATCGCGCTGCGCTGGGGCACCGGCTACGACACCGTCGTCAAGTCCTTCGTCAACATCATCGCCACCCCCAAGGGCGGCACCCATGTGTCCGGATTCGAGCGCTCGGTGACCAAGACGGTCAACGAGGTGCTCCGGTCCGCGAAGATGCTGCGTGTCGCCGAGGACGACATCGTCAAGGACGACGCACTCGAGGGCCTCACCGCCGTCGTGACCGTGCGGCTGGCGGAACCGCAGTTCGAGGGGCAGACCAAGGAGGTGCTGGGCACCTCCGCGGCCAACCGGATCGTCGCCAACGTCGTGGCCAAGGAGCTCAAGACGTTCCTGACCTCCACCAAGCGGGACGCGAAGGCCCAGGCCAGGGCCGTTCTGGAGAAG harbors:
- a CDS encoding DUF7455 domain-containing protein, producing the protein MTTVLTPASPLTAADRCDRCGAQAYLRVVLISGGELLFCAHHGRKFEPELKKIAAEIQDETDRLTAVQAQAAEEEQH
- a CDS encoding DNA gyrase/topoisomerase IV subunit B — protein: MTADTSVPSTALLTGADRDGSNYTARHLLVLEGLEAVRKRPGMYIGSTDSRGLMHCLWEIIDNSVDEALGGYGDHIEVILHEDASVEVRDNGRGIPVDVEPKTGLSGVEVVMTKLHAGGKFGGGSYAASGGLHGVGASVVNALSARLDVEVDRNGSTHSISFRRGVPGIFTEQGAESPFDPANGLRKTKRIPKTRTGTRTRYWADRQIFLKEAKLNLDTLYQRARQTAFLVPGLTLVVRDERGIDGAPVSVETFHYDGGISEFCEYLAQDKAVCDVQRLTGQGSFKETVPVLDERGHMIPTEVTRELGVDIALRWGTGYDTVVKSFVNIIATPKGGTHVSGFERSVTKTVNEVLRSAKMLRVAEDDIVKDDALEGLTAVVTVRLAEPQFEGQTKEVLGTSAANRIVANVVAKELKTFLTSTKRDAKAQARAVLEKAVAAARTRIAARQHKDAQRRKTALESSSLPAKLADCRSDDVERSELFIVEGDSALGTAKLARNSEFQALLPIRGKILNVQKASVSDMLKNAECGAIIQVIGAGSGRTFDIDAARYGKIVLLVDADVDGAHIRILLLTLFQRYMRPMVEAGRVFAAVPPLHRIELVQPKKGQDKYIYTYSDNELRQRLLELQRKNVRYKDSIQRYKGLGEMDADQLAETTMDPRHRTLRRINIGDLESSEKVFDLLMGNEVAPRKEFITSSAATLDRSRIDV